One region of Triticum aestivum cultivar Chinese Spring chromosome 6B, IWGSC CS RefSeq v2.1, whole genome shotgun sequence genomic DNA includes:
- the LOC123138216 gene encoding shikimate kinase 1, chloroplastic has translation MEAGVGLALQSRAAGFGSGRRRSSMYGGESGARVVSLRVSDLVGSPAAVRARGAKPVVPLRAKKSSGGGHENLHNSVDDALLLKRKSEEVLFQLNGRCIYLVGMMGSGKSTVGKILAEVLGYSFFDSDKLVEQAVGMPSVAQIFKVHSEAFFRDNESSVLRDLSSMRRLVVATGGGAVIRPVNWKNMKKGLSVWLDVPLEALARRIAKVGTASRPLLDQPSGDPYTMAFSKLSTLAEQRGDAYANADVRVSLEEIASKLGHDDVSKLTPIDIALESLHKIESFVVEDTAVADSQTESQAQRIHTL, from the exons ATGGAGGCGGGCGTGGGGCTGGCGCTGCAGTCGAGGGCCGCGGGGTtcggctccggccgccgccggagcTCGATGTACGGCGGCGAGAGCGGGGCTCGGGTCGTGAGCTTGCGGGTCAGTGATCTGGTGGGGTCGCCGGCCGCCGTGCGGGCGCGCGGGGCCAAGCCCGTCGTCCCGCTCCGCGCCAAGAAATCGTCCGGAGGAG GTCATGAGAACTTGCATAACTCCGTTGACGATGCCCTCTTGTTGAAG AGAAAATCAGAAGAGGTTCTTTTCCAGTTGAATGGTCGGTGCATTTACCTAGTTG GTATGATGGGTTCGGGCAAAAGTACGGTGGGGAAGATCTTGGCTGAAGTTTTGGGTTATTCATTCTTCGACAG TGATAAATTGGTCGAACAAGCTGTTGGCATGCCTTCAGTTGCTCAAATTTTCAAGGTTCACAGTGAAGCCTTCTTCAGGGATAATGAG agtAGCGTCTTGAGGGATTTGTCCTCAATGCGGCGATTAGTTGTTGCAACTGGAGGTGGTGCTGTTATCCGACCAGTTAACTG GAAAAATATGAAGAAGGGCCTATCTGTTTGGTTGGATGTGCCGTTGGAAGCTCTTGCAAGGCGTATTGCTAAAGTGGGGACTGCCTCGCGTCCTCTTCTAGATCAACCATCCGGCGATCCATACACAATG GCCTTTTCGAAACTCAGCACCCTCGCGGAGCAAAGGGGCGATGCTTATGCAAATGCTGATGTCAGAGTTTCCCTCGAAG AGATCGCATCTAAGCTGGGCCATGACGACGTCTCTAAGCTGACACCGATTGATATTGCTCTCGAG TCGCTCCACAAGATCGAGAGCTTTGTCGTAGAAGACACCGCCGTCGCCGACTCACAAACGGAATCGCAAGCTCAAAGGATACATACCTTGTAG